A section of the Metabacillus endolithicus genome encodes:
- the ytxC gene encoding putative sporulation protein YtxC, translating into MLEILFGSPKEARAIYSIFHSIHDKFHSELQLVNNQSIKLNPKSWDITVKQLVIPGLIQFIINHKEHLIMLKMIKENYYFSEEEEQQQIIHIAHSIMEGQREEIPRVQEISSREQMISDALEQFLRPDLYFSFSSFQKFRLHKYIDSLREYVEIAIEEYKMEQEYQSFVQSLRDYLAKKESKLSKLQIVFDQECLVYDQDKQLMTEHQLKKYIDKDFVYQHPMYIDKQLLAPLVSIAPDWLMLYTNNSFEGMVQTIQNIFEERVTIYPLENF; encoded by the coding sequence ATGCTCGAGATATTATTTGGGTCTCCGAAAGAGGCAAGAGCAATCTATTCGATCTTTCATTCGATTCACGATAAATTTCATTCAGAACTTCAATTAGTTAATAATCAGTCCATAAAACTCAATCCAAAATCATGGGATATTACAGTAAAACAACTAGTTATACCAGGTTTAATTCAATTTATTATCAATCATAAAGAGCATCTTATTATGTTAAAAATGATAAAAGAAAATTATTATTTTAGTGAGGAAGAGGAACAGCAACAGATTATACATATTGCACATTCTATTATGGAAGGCCAAAGGGAAGAAATTCCAAGGGTTCAAGAGATATCTTCCAGAGAGCAAATGATTAGTGATGCACTTGAACAATTTCTTCGTCCTGACTTATATTTTTCATTTTCATCTTTTCAAAAATTTCGTCTTCACAAATATATAGATAGTTTAAGAGAATATGTTGAAATTGCGATTGAAGAATATAAAATGGAACAAGAATATCAAAGTTTTGTTCAAAGTTTAAGAGATTACTTGGCAAAAAAAGAAAGTAAGCTGTCTAAGCTTCAAATTGTATTTGATCAAGAATGTTTGGTTTATGACCAGGACAAACAATTAATGACTGAACATCAACTAAAAAAATATATTGATAAAGATTTCGTTTATCAACATCCGATGTATATTGATAAGCAGTTGTTGGCACCACTTGTATCAATTGCACCCGATTGGCTTATGCTTTATACAAATAACTCATTTGAAGGTATGGTTCAGACCATTCAAAATATTTTTGAGGAACGGGTGACAATATATCCACTGGAAAATTTTTAA
- the dnaI gene encoding primosomal protein DnaI, whose amino-acid sequence MEHLSNSFKKLANRPDFNDRYNDLKKEVLNNPDVQAFITKHSTEIEEGMINRSLVKLYEFVNQSKNCKSCPSLSQCKNILEGYHPHLVIQGRIIDLQYTKCPTKEAYDERKKHEALIKSMYIPKDILEAQFDKIDVDVEETSRLKVIGMAQDFVEAYNSGQRTKGLYLYGSFGVGKTYILGAIANELASHKVSSMLVYVPEFMRELKGSFQNSSLDEKLDAVKKIPVLMLDDLGAESVSSWMRDEILGTILQYRMLENLPTFISSNFGLKELQHHLAYSQRGEEEPVKAARIMERIKHMTTPVELIGRNRRG is encoded by the coding sequence ATGGAACATTTAAGCAATTCCTTTAAAAAATTAGCAAATAGACCAGATTTTAATGATCGCTATAATGATTTGAAAAAAGAAGTATTAAACAATCCTGATGTACAAGCTTTTATAACAAAACATTCGACTGAAATAGAAGAGGGTATGATTAATAGAAGCTTGGTTAAGCTTTATGAATTTGTCAACCAAAGCAAAAATTGCAAAAGCTGTCCTTCACTATCACAGTGTAAAAATATTTTAGAAGGCTATCACCCTCATTTAGTGATTCAAGGGCGTATTATTGACCTTCAATATACAAAATGCCCAACGAAGGAAGCATATGATGAACGTAAGAAACACGAGGCTCTTATTAAAAGCATGTATATTCCAAAGGATATCCTCGAGGCTCAATTTGATAAAATTGATGTTGATGTAGAGGAAACAAGCAGATTAAAAGTGATCGGGATGGCTCAAGATTTTGTGGAAGCATACAACAGTGGGCAACGTACAAAAGGTTTGTATTTATATGGCTCTTTCGGAGTTGGTAAGACCTATATTTTAGGTGCAATCGCAAATGAACTTGCTTCACATAAAGTATCATCTATGCTTGTTTATGTCCCGGAATTTATGAGAGAGCTAAAAGGGTCATTTCAAAATTCATCATTGGATGAAAAACTTGATGCGGTAAAGAAAATTCCTGTTCTTATGCTCGATGATTTAGGGGCAGAATCAGTATCAAGCTGGATGAGAGATGAGATATTAGGAACAATTTTACAATATCGCATGCTTGAAAATCTCCCTACTTTTATCTCATCCAACTTTGGTTTAAAAGAACTTCAACATCACCTTGCATACTCTCAACGTGGTGAAGAAGAACCTGTTAAAGCTGCAAGAATCATGGAACGAATCAAACATATGACAACACCAGTAGAACTAATCGGTCGAAATCGCAGAGGCTAA